One window of Curtobacterium sp. 458 genomic DNA carries:
- a CDS encoding glycosyltransferase family 9 protein — protein MTALPTMPPSDGRPELLVLRAIKLGDLLVAVPALTALRRAFPGHRITLATTAWLAPVVELVPAVDVHLAQHGLDHPIAAPTGSVDVAVNLHGVGPESNDLLEALRPGRVVGHRDPDRGHDGPEWPEGLNERERWARLLTWHGIPADPDEVAIDRPVTPSVAPGAAVVHVGAFHGARHWPTNRFAEVVRGLRARGHDVVLTGGADDVDRARAVADAAGLPPGAVLAGVLDLQPFAAVVADAAVVVTVDTGAAHLASAYGVPSVVLFGPAPPEAWGPPASGPHVVLTDAAQRRGDVFSEEPDPALLAVGPDDVLAAVDGLGVVPVRSGPAVRQ, from the coding sequence GTGACCGCCCTGCCGACCATGCCCCCGTCCGACGGCCGACCGGAGCTCCTCGTGCTCCGCGCCATCAAGCTCGGGGACCTGCTCGTCGCCGTGCCTGCTCTGACGGCGCTGCGTCGTGCGTTCCCCGGCCACCGCATCACCCTCGCGACGACGGCCTGGCTCGCCCCCGTCGTCGAGCTCGTCCCGGCGGTCGACGTGCACCTCGCCCAGCACGGGCTCGACCACCCGATCGCCGCCCCGACCGGCTCCGTCGACGTCGCGGTGAACCTGCACGGGGTGGGACCCGAGTCGAACGACCTGCTCGAGGCCCTCCGACCCGGCCGGGTCGTCGGCCACCGGGACCCGGACCGCGGACACGACGGTCCGGAGTGGCCCGAGGGCCTGAACGAACGCGAGCGGTGGGCACGCCTGCTCACCTGGCACGGCATCCCCGCCGACCCGGACGAGGTCGCGATCGACCGGCCGGTGACGCCGTCCGTCGCGCCCGGCGCCGCGGTCGTGCACGTCGGGGCCTTCCACGGCGCACGGCACTGGCCGACCAACCGCTTCGCCGAGGTGGTGCGCGGGCTCAGGGCGCGCGGACACGACGTGGTCCTGACGGGAGGCGCGGACGACGTCGACCGCGCCCGTGCGGTCGCGGACGCGGCCGGCCTGCCGCCGGGGGCGGTCCTCGCGGGAGTCCTCGACCTGCAGCCGTTCGCGGCGGTCGTGGCCGACGCCGCGGTGGTCGTGACCGTCGACACCGGCGCGGCGCACCTGGCCTCCGCCTACGGGGTGCCGTCGGTCGTCCTGTTCGGCCCGGCCCCGCCCGAGGCGTGGGGTCCGCCGGCGTCCGGTCCGCACGTCGTGCTCACCGACGCAGCGCAGCGACGCGGCGACGTGTTCTCCGAGGAGCCGGACCCGGCGCTGCTCGCGGTGGGGCCGGACGACGTGCTGGCGGCGGTGGACGGACTCGGGGTCGTGCCGGTGCGGTCGGGTCCAGCCGTTCGTCAGTAG
- a CDS encoding HAD-IIIA family hydrolase yields the protein MALAPDRPVGGVLFDRDDTLVIDVPYNADPHLVVPVPGAHRAVERVRAAGLRTGVVTNQSVIAKGMASRAQVDATNARVDELIGPFDVWCVCPHDADDGCDCRKPRPGMVLRAAEVLGVPATELVVIGDIGADVEAARSAGAQGILVPTARTRPAEVDAADTVAATLDDAVTLVLAQRPTPVA from the coding sequence ATGGCCCTCGCACCGGACCGCCCCGTCGGCGGCGTCCTCTTCGATCGTGACGACACCCTCGTCATCGACGTGCCCTACAACGCCGACCCGCACCTGGTCGTCCCGGTGCCGGGGGCGCACCGGGCGGTCGAGCGCGTCCGCGCCGCGGGCCTGCGGACCGGGGTCGTCACGAACCAGTCCGTGATCGCGAAGGGCATGGCCTCCCGTGCGCAGGTCGACGCGACGAACGCGCGGGTGGACGAGCTGATCGGACCGTTCGACGTGTGGTGCGTCTGCCCGCACGACGCCGACGACGGCTGCGACTGCCGGAAGCCCCGGCCCGGCATGGTCCTGCGCGCCGCCGAGGTGCTCGGGGTGCCCGCCACCGAACTCGTCGTGATCGGAGACATCGGCGCCGACGTCGAGGCGGCCCGGTCGGCAGGGGCGCAGGGCATCCTCGTCCCCACCGCGCGGACCCGGCCGGCCGAGGTCGACGCGGCGGACACCGTCGCCGCGACCCTCGACGACGCGGTGACGCTCGTCCTCGCACAGCGTCCGACGCCGGTCGCGTGA
- a CDS encoding glycosyltransferase family 9 protein — MSGTRGPRVLVARLDSFGDVLVAGPAVRAVAAGASHVTLLCGPQGAPAGRLLPGVDSLRTWAAPWVTETARPIDDAVVDEFRALVAEERPDEAVVLTSFHQSPLPLALLLRLAGVPRVSGASVDHPGSLLDVRLRPGEDLPEDLPEPERALRIAQAAGFALPDDDAGRLAVRLDAAPPAAVAGLGRYVVVHPGASVPARAWPAEQHRALVAAYAAAGVPVVVTGSPGERALTAEVAGSTGIDLGGSTTPAELAAVLAGAEVVVVGNTGPAHLAAAVGVPIVSLFSPVVPAVKWAPYAPLVEVLGDQSAPCRLSRARACPVPGHPCLARVSVQDVLDAHRRLQDRASRITEHLPAP, encoded by the coding sequence GTGAGCGGGACCCGCGGCCCGCGCGTCCTCGTCGCGCGGCTCGACTCCTTCGGCGACGTCCTCGTCGCCGGTCCGGCAGTGCGTGCGGTCGCCGCCGGCGCCTCACACGTCACGCTCCTCTGCGGCCCGCAGGGTGCCCCCGCGGGCCGGTTGCTCCCCGGCGTCGACAGCCTCCGGACGTGGGCGGCACCGTGGGTGACCGAGACCGCCCGACCCATCGACGACGCCGTCGTCGACGAGTTCCGCGCACTGGTCGCCGAGGAGCGCCCGGACGAGGCCGTCGTCCTGACGTCCTTCCACCAGTCCCCGCTGCCGCTCGCGCTGCTGCTCCGGCTCGCCGGCGTCCCGCGGGTGAGCGGCGCGTCGGTCGACCACCCCGGGTCGCTCCTCGACGTGCGCCTCCGACCGGGCGAGGACCTGCCCGAGGACCTCCCCGAGCCCGAGCGTGCGCTGCGCATCGCGCAGGCCGCGGGCTTCGCGCTCCCCGACGACGATGCCGGGAGGCTCGCGGTGCGCCTCGACGCCGCCCCACCCGCGGCCGTGGCCGGTCTGGGCAGGTACGTGGTCGTCCACCCCGGTGCGAGCGTCCCGGCCCGGGCGTGGCCGGCCGAGCAGCACCGAGCGCTCGTCGCCGCCTACGCCGCCGCCGGGGTCCCCGTGGTGGTCACGGGATCGCCTGGTGAGCGGGCACTGACGGCCGAGGTCGCCGGGTCCACCGGGATCGACCTCGGCGGCTCGACGACCCCGGCGGAGCTCGCCGCAGTCCTCGCGGGAGCGGAGGTGGTCGTCGTCGGCAACACCGGTCCGGCGCACCTCGCGGCCGCCGTGGGCGTGCCGATCGTCAGCCTGTTCTCCCCCGTCGTCCCGGCGGTGAAGTGGGCGCCGTACGCGCCGCTCGTCGAGGTGCTCGGCGACCAGAGCGCACCGTGCCGACTCAGCCGTGCCCGTGCGTGCCCGGTCCCGGGCCACCCCTGCCTGGCCCGTGTGTCCGTCCAGGATGTGCTGGATGCGCACCGCCGACTGCAGGACCGCGCTTCGCGGATCACCGAGCACCTTCCTGCGCCGTAG
- a CDS encoding glycosyltransferase, with product MRILVWHVHGGWMDAFVRGQHQYLVPTTAARDADGLGRGGRDWPDSVVEIAPEDVADADVDVVVLQRTEELEAAERLLGGRSVPTVFVEHNAPRVDVPNSRHPLRDRDDLVIAHVTHWNALMWDCGTTPTTVVEHGVVDPGPLYTGSLGRFGVVINEPVRRGRVVGTDLLPRFASVAPVDLWGIGTERIGELGFGDRVVALGDVPADPMHRALAERRAYVHPNRWTSLGLSLIEAMHMAMPVLVLATTDAPRTVPADAGAIATDVDELVRASRLLLEDPDEARRRGAVAREAALERHALARFTADWDDLLDRVVTDHRTARTARRNGTTEVVLEGSAR from the coding sequence ATGCGCATCCTCGTGTGGCACGTCCACGGCGGCTGGATGGACGCCTTCGTCCGCGGCCAGCACCAGTACCTCGTCCCGACGACCGCGGCGCGCGACGCCGACGGCCTCGGACGCGGGGGCCGGGACTGGCCGGACTCGGTCGTCGAGATCGCGCCGGAGGACGTCGCCGACGCCGACGTCGACGTGGTCGTGCTGCAGCGCACGGAGGAGCTCGAGGCGGCCGAGCGGCTGCTGGGGGGCCGCTCGGTACCGACCGTGTTCGTCGAGCACAACGCACCACGCGTCGACGTCCCGAACAGCCGCCACCCGCTGCGGGACCGCGACGACCTCGTCATCGCCCACGTCACGCACTGGAACGCCCTCATGTGGGACTGCGGCACGACACCGACCACCGTGGTCGAGCACGGCGTCGTCGACCCCGGGCCGCTGTACACCGGGTCCCTCGGACGCTTCGGTGTCGTCATCAACGAGCCGGTCCGCCGCGGCCGGGTCGTCGGCACCGACCTGCTCCCCCGCTTCGCCTCGGTGGCGCCCGTCGACCTCTGGGGCATCGGCACCGAGCGGATCGGCGAACTCGGCTTCGGCGACCGCGTCGTCGCGCTGGGCGACGTGCCCGCCGACCCGATGCACCGCGCGCTCGCGGAGCGTCGTGCGTACGTGCACCCGAACCGGTGGACGTCCCTCGGGCTGTCGCTCATCGAGGCGATGCACATGGCGATGCCCGTCCTCGTCCTCGCGACGACGGACGCACCACGGACCGTGCCCGCCGACGCCGGCGCGATCGCGACGGACGTCGACGAGCTGGTCCGTGCCTCCCGGCTGCTGCTGGAGGACCCGGACGAGGCGCGCCGACGCGGTGCCGTCGCCCGGGAGGCCGCGCTGGAGCGCCACGCGCTCGCGCGGTTCACCGCCGACTGGGACGACCTGCTCGACCGGGTCGTCACCGACCACCGGACCGCGCGCACCGCGCGGCGGAACGGCACGACCGAGGTCGTGCTCGAAGGGAGTGCCCGATGA